A genomic window from Megalobrama amblycephala isolate DHTTF-2021 linkage group LG2, ASM1881202v1, whole genome shotgun sequence includes:
- the or30bv1 gene encoding odorant receptor 105-1: MYLSSFRAQIQICKMLQKNWTTITEFIIVGFPGLHPDYYGLVAAIFFIVYTTTVAGNTVFLVLFVTSRSLRKPMYIILASLAISDMCFSTVALPKIISRYWFDAGVTPFHACFFQMELIHYFGTLNSLIMMIMALDRYVAICYSLRYQAVMTNRITYILNITAWVTAFIAPTVATLHTQQLPYCGPKLIIQCYCDHISITNLACADNSKQILVALCVALLVLLLPLAFIIYSYSHIIMSLMRLSSSQSRWKSFATCSTQLCIIALFYVPRCAVYIASFLQIQISKDFRIVLILLYSLVPPLINPFIYCLRTHEIRIIVSRWLSRQRAMRETSRINVITL; this comes from the exons ATGTATTTGTCATCATTTAGAGCACAGATTCAG ATTTGCAAAATGCTACAGAAGAACTGGACGACGATCACTGAGTTTATCATTGTGGGCTTCCCTGGACTCCATCCAGACTACTATGGCCTGGTCGCTGCTATTTTCTTCATCGTCTACACGACCACAGTGGCTGGGAACACTGTTTTTCTGGTGCTGTTTGTCACTTCACGGAGCCTCAGGAAGCCCATGTACATTATCCTCGCGAGCCTGGCGATATCTGATATGTGTTTCTCCACTGTTGCCTTACCTAAGATCATATCCAGGTACTGGTTTGATGCGGGAGTAACCCCCTTTCACGCTTGCTTCTTCCAAATGGAACTAATCCACTATTTTGGGACATTAAACTCACTGATAATGATGATCATGGCTCTTGATCGCTATGTGGCTATTTGTTACTCTCTGAGATATCAGGCTGTTATGACTAACCGCATCACGTACATCCTAAACATCACGGCTTGGGTAACTGCTTTTATCGCCCCCACAGTAGCCACCCTACACACTCAACAGCTTCCTTACTGCGGCCCTAAACTGATCATTCAGTGCTACTGCGACCACATCTCTATTACCAACCTGGCCTGTGCTGACAACAGCAAGCAGATTTTGGTGGCCCTGTGCGTTGCCCTACTCGTGCTTCTTCTCCCTCTAGCCTTCATCATTTACTCTTACTCTCACATTATAATGTCTCTCATGAGGCTGTCGAGCTCTCAGAGTCGCTGGAAAAGTTTTGCCACCTGCAGCACGCAGCTGTGCATCATCGCACTGTTTTACGTGCCTCGCTGCGCAGTGTATATAGCCAGTTTCCTGCAAATCCAAATCAGCAAAGATTTCAGGATAGTTCTCATACTACTCTACAGTCTCGTTCCACCACTGATAAACCCCTTCATTTACTGTTTACGAACACATGAAATCAGAATCATTGTGAGCAGATGGTTGAGCAGGCAAAGGGCCATGAGAGAAACATCCAGAATTAATGTGATCACACTGTAG
- the LOC125261227 gene encoding olfactory receptor 10G4-like: MANYSVSNVDSFIITGFDHLQNQKLLGFLILITYMLILLGNGINLCIIMTDRHLHKPMYILICNLAVVDIMFSSTCSTTMISVLLAEIKTVSYYSCISRTFFYHLGDFTVCMALTLMAIDRLIAIRLPLRYHSIVTNSRTFLFIFLTWLITITLMGVLTSVVDSVPYCQPVIRYVFCDYPSMIRAACVNPEPYFFLPAMINLWWFCGQFPFIMCTYAVLAYSVTKLSNNASRKQMINTCLSHLIVLFSYYAPKMVSGLLTRVGVVLTLTERNAILIISSLIPPLINPTVYCTRTKEIRKRLAHVFLHKKIKPNHLKVLS; encoded by the coding sequence ATGGCAAATTACAGTGTGAGCAATGTAGACAGCTTTATAATCACTGGATTTGATCACCTGCAGAACCAAAAGCTCCTCGGATTCCTCATCTTAATAACATACATGCTCATATTGCTTGGGAACGGCATCAATCTGTGTATCATCATGACTGACAGACATTTACACAAACCAATGTACATATTAATCTGTAATCTAGCTGTTGTTGACATAATGTTCTCCTCTACCTGCAGCACAACtatgatctcagtgctgctggCTGAGATTAAAACTGTCTCATACTACTCTTGTATCTCAAGGACGTTCTTCTATCATCTTGGCGATTTCACAGTGTGTATGGCCCTGACATTAATGGCAATAGACCGACTTATTGCGATTAGGCTTCCTTTAAGGTATCACAGCATTGTAACAAATTCAcgaacatttttgtttatttttctgacctgGCTCATTACTATTACTCTAATGGGTGTTTTGACTTCTGTGGTAGACAGTGTCCCATACTGTCAGCCTGTTATCAGATATGTGTTCTGTGATTATCCTTCCATGATCAGAGCTGCTTGTGTCAATCCTGAACCATATTTTTTCTTGCCTGCAATGATTAATCTGTGGTGGTTCTGTGGACAGTTTCCTTTTATTATGTGCACCTATGCTGTTCTGGCATATAGTGTGACTAAACTCTCTAATAATGCAAGCAGAAAGCAAATGATCAACACTTGTTTGAGTCACCTCATTGTCTTGTTTAGCTATTATGCACCAAAAATGGTTTCTGGATTATTAACTCGAGTAGGAGTTGTGCTTACTTTAACAGAGAGAAATGCTATATTAATAATTTCCTCGTTAATTCCTCCCTTAATAAACCCCACTGTTTATTGCACCAGGACTAAAGAGATCAGGAAACGATTAGCACATGtatttttgcataaaaaaattaaaccaaatcatttaAAGGTTTTATCATGA
- the LOC125262916 gene encoding olfactory receptor 10G4-like translates to MANYTVSNVDSFIITGFDHLQNQKLLGFLILITYILILLGNGINLCIIMTDRHLHKPMYILICNLAVVDIMFSSTCSTTMISVLLAEIKTVSYYSCISRMFFYHLGDFTEFMALTLMAIDRLIAIRLPLRYHSIVTNSRTFLFIFLTLLITITLMGVLTSVVDSVPYCQPVIRYVFCDYPSMIRAACVNPEPYFFLPAMINLWWFCGQFPFIMCTYAVLAYSVTKLSNNSSKKQMINTCLSHLIVLFSYFAPKLVSALLTRVGVVLNLTERNALLIISSLIPPLINPTVYCTRTKEIRKRLAHVFLHKKVAPNHLNVLS, encoded by the coding sequence ATGGCAAATTACACTGTGAGCAATGTAGACAGCTTTATAATCACTGGATTTGATCACCTGCAGAACCAAAAGCTCCTCGGATTCCTCATCTTAATAACCTACATTCTCATATTGCTTGGGAACGGCATCAATCTGTGTATCATCATGACTGACAGACATTTACACAAACCAATGTACATATTAATCTGTAATCTAGCTGTTGTTGACATAATGTTTTCCTCTACCTGCAGCACAACtatgatctcagtgctgctggCTGAGATTAAAACTGTCTCATACTACTCTTGTATCTCAAGGATGTTCTTCTATCATCTTGGCGATTTCACAGAGTTCATGGCCCTGACATTAATGGCAATAGACCGACTTATTGCGATTAGGCTTCCTTTAAGGTATCACAGCATTGTAACAAATTCACgaacatttctgtttatttttctgactttGCTCATTACTATTACTCTAATGGGTGTTTTGACTTCTGTGGTAGACAGTGTCCCATACTGTCAGCCTGTTATCAGATATGTGTTCTGTGATTATCCTTCCATGATCAGAGCTGCTTGTGTCAATCCTGAACCATATTTTTTCTTGCCTGCAATGATTAATCTGTGGTGGTTCTGTGGACAGTTTCCTTTTATTATGTGCACCTATGCTGTTCTGGCATATAGTGTGACTAAACTCTCTAATAATTCAAGCAAAAAGCAAATGATCAACACTTGTTTGAGTCACCTCATTGTCTTGTTTAGCTATTTTGCACCAAAACTGGTCTCTGCATTATTAACTCGAGTAGGAGTTGTGCTGAATTTGACAGAGAGAaatgcattattaataatttccTCGTTAATTCCTCCCTTAATAAACCCCACTGTTTATTGCACCAGGACTAAGGAGATCAGGAAACGATTAGCACAtgtatttttgcacaaaaaagtTGCACcaaatcatttaaatgttttatcatAA